From Vogesella sp. XCS3, the proteins below share one genomic window:
- a CDS encoding type II toxin-antitoxin system HicB family antitoxin: MNNIMIINGQKATVSYDPEIEMFRGEFLGLTGGADFYAADVAGLKAEGEVSLRVYLDMCQEKGIEPYRSYSGKFNVRIASALHAVAAMSAAAQGKSLNEWVADAIEDHAGHMA; this comes from the coding sequence ATGAACAACATCATGATCATCAACGGCCAGAAGGCTACGGTGTCTTACGATCCCGAGATCGAGATGTTTCGCGGCGAGTTTCTCGGCCTGACCGGCGGCGCCGATTTCTATGCCGCAGATGTGGCCGGTCTCAAAGCAGAGGGCGAAGTATCGCTTCGCGTTTATCTCGATATGTGTCAGGAAAAAGGCATTGAGCCCTACCGGTCGTATTCAGGCAAATTCAATGTGCGCATTGCTTCCGCGCTGCATGCTGTTGCTGCCATGTCTGCAGCTGCGCAAGGCAAGAGCCTGAACGAGTGGGTGGCAGATGCCATCGAAGACCATGCAGGCCATATGGCCTGA
- a CDS encoding phage tail assembly chaperone: MARKLVLIPAPTFRAVVAIPQPEGEPAKVEMVFKHRNKDELKALAEQLGSKDDVALVKEMASGWDLADDFNEANIKRLVSEHHQAAVSIWNTYFEKLTGLRLGN, encoded by the coding sequence ATGGCCCGCAAACTGGTCCTGATTCCCGCCCCCACCTTCCGTGCGGTGGTAGCCATTCCGCAGCCAGAAGGTGAACCGGCCAAAGTGGAAATGGTGTTCAAGCACCGCAACAAAGACGAGCTGAAAGCGCTGGCCGAACAGCTTGGCAGCAAAGACGACGTGGCGCTGGTCAAGGAGATGGCCAGCGGCTGGGACCTGGCTGACGACTTCAACGAAGCCAATATCAAGCGCCTGGTCAGCGAGCACCATCAAGCTGCCGTTTCGATCTGGAATACCTACTTCGAAAAACTGACCGGCCTGCGCCTGGGAAACTGA
- a CDS encoding phage tail protein yields the protein MSFSLPDGSRVQVASLYAASKPITAISNASPAVATSAAHGLSAGDYLELTATWPKLTDRIVKVGAAPATDTFKLEGIDSTKTTIYPVGVTGSFRKISAWQDVPQVLTVDTSGGETKFVTVQFLEDEDEKQAPGGKSAAAIKLTMADDPSQPYYATLRAADEAKEPIALRIILPAGRGELLYNCLVSFNDSPKLGKGSVMTVEASMPLKAKFTRY from the coding sequence ATGTCTTTCTCCCTCCCAGATGGCAGCCGCGTACAAGTGGCCAGCCTCTATGCAGCATCCAAGCCGATCACCGCGATCAGCAATGCCTCGCCTGCGGTGGCAACCTCTGCCGCACACGGCCTGTCTGCCGGTGACTATCTGGAGCTGACCGCTACCTGGCCGAAGCTTACCGACCGCATCGTCAAGGTGGGTGCCGCCCCTGCTACCGACACCTTCAAACTGGAAGGTATCGACAGCACCAAGACCACGATTTATCCGGTCGGTGTCACCGGTAGCTTCCGCAAAATCTCGGCATGGCAGGACGTGCCCCAAGTGCTGACTGTCGATACCTCTGGTGGTGAAACCAAATTCGTCACGGTGCAGTTCCTGGAAGATGAAGATGAAAAGCAGGCGCCTGGAGGCAAATCTGCAGCAGCAATCAAACTGACCATGGCCGATGACCCGAGCCAGCCTTACTACGCCACCTTGCGTGCGGCAGATGAGGCCAAAGAACCAATCGCTCTGCGCATCATCCTGCCTGCTGGCCGTGGTGAGCTGCTCTACAACTGCCTCGTGTCTTTCAACGACTCGCCAAAGCTCGGCAAAGGCAGCGTGATGACGGTAGAGGCAAGCATGCCGCTTAAAGCCAAATTCACCCGCTACTAA
- a CDS encoding HK97 gp10 family phage protein has protein sequence MTKATVGRDAIGIGFDDSAIVRGLHELADKVRGEVMIAGAAAAARVLADEMKQQVPEKSGRLRDSIYRYYDEKRSAAGRQIYLIGVNKRLAPHWHHIEYGHWRYNKIVNGRPMKAKTKPNAKNKTLGVLDPAIYDLPGALSRPVWVPAKPYIRPAYDAKINPALQAALARMRDKMEGKD, from the coding sequence ATGACCAAAGCCACAGTTGGCCGCGACGCCATCGGGATTGGCTTCGATGACTCGGCGATTGTGCGCGGGTTGCATGAGTTGGCAGACAAAGTGCGCGGCGAGGTGATGATCGCCGGAGCCGCAGCTGCCGCACGGGTGCTGGCTGATGAAATGAAACAGCAGGTTCCCGAGAAATCAGGTCGCCTGCGCGACTCAATTTACCGCTACTACGATGAGAAGCGCTCGGCAGCCGGGCGCCAGATTTACCTGATAGGCGTGAACAAGCGGCTGGCGCCGCACTGGCACCACATCGAATACGGGCACTGGCGGTACAACAAGATCGTCAACGGCCGCCCAATGAAGGCCAAGACCAAGCCCAACGCCAAGAACAAGACGCTCGGCGTGCTTGATCCGGCAATCTACGACCTGCCCGGCGCACTGTCGCGGCCGGTGTGGGTACCGGCCAAGCCGTACATACGGCCGGCGTACGATGCCAAGATCAACCCCGCTCTGCAGGCCGCACTGGCGCGCATGCGGGACAAAATGGAAGGGAAAGACTGA
- a CDS encoding phage major capsid protein has translation MNKQIPRGLLAVRAEGTPEVKAAVEALQKSFSDFRAEHTRQLEDMRKGLPTGDQAGKVERINADVDRLQKELEDLHVKMAANAGASADGGKRDPEYSAAFMAYMKKNEAQAALNKGSDTDGGFLTPTEWDRTIGSKLKLVSPMRSLCQVQTISTNAFSKLFSIGAANSGWVGEAAARPNTGNGQFQQLKFETGEIYANPSATQQILDDAEIDLEVWLAGEVQDEFAKQENIAFLAGDGSNKPFGLLTYVAGNANAAKHPYGAIAKVASGSAGGIVADSIISLIYDLPSAFAANASFIMNRKTQSVIRKLKDGQGNYLWQPSYAAGVPATLGGYAITEVPDMPDVAANALPIMFGDYKQGYLIVDRIGIRVLRDNLTNKPYVSFYTTKRVGGGLLNPEPLRALQIAA, from the coding sequence ATGAACAAACAAATTCCCCGTGGCCTGCTGGCCGTACGTGCCGAGGGCACCCCAGAAGTCAAAGCAGCAGTAGAGGCGCTGCAAAAGAGCTTCTCTGATTTCCGCGCCGAACACACCCGCCAGCTGGAAGACATGCGCAAAGGCCTGCCGACTGGCGACCAAGCCGGCAAGGTAGAGCGCATCAACGCAGACGTCGATCGTCTGCAAAAGGAGCTGGAAGACCTGCACGTCAAGATGGCAGCGAATGCTGGTGCTAGCGCTGATGGTGGTAAGCGCGATCCGGAATACTCGGCCGCCTTCATGGCCTATATGAAGAAAAACGAAGCTCAGGCCGCCCTGAACAAGGGCTCCGATACTGACGGCGGCTTCCTGACACCTACCGAGTGGGACCGTACCATCGGCAGCAAGCTGAAGCTGGTATCCCCGATGCGCTCTCTTTGCCAAGTCCAAACGATTTCGACCAATGCGTTCTCCAAGCTGTTCAGCATCGGCGCGGCGAATAGTGGCTGGGTGGGTGAAGCAGCAGCACGTCCCAACACTGGCAATGGCCAGTTCCAGCAACTGAAGTTCGAAACCGGCGAAATCTACGCCAACCCTTCGGCCACTCAGCAAATCCTGGACGATGCCGAGATTGACCTGGAAGTGTGGCTTGCCGGTGAGGTTCAAGACGAGTTCGCCAAGCAGGAGAACATTGCGTTCCTGGCTGGCGACGGCTCGAACAAACCTTTCGGTCTGCTGACCTATGTTGCCGGCAATGCCAACGCCGCCAAACACCCGTACGGCGCCATTGCAAAGGTGGCCAGCGGTTCGGCGGGCGGCATTGTCGCAGACAGCATCATCAGCCTGATCTACGACCTGCCGTCTGCCTTTGCGGCCAACGCGTCGTTCATCATGAACCGCAAGACCCAATCGGTCATCCGCAAGCTGAAAGATGGCCAGGGCAACTACCTGTGGCAACCATCCTACGCGGCCGGTGTGCCGGCTACGCTGGGCGGTTATGCCATCACTGAAGTTCCGGACATGCCTGACGTTGCCGCCAATGCCCTGCCTATCATGTTCGGTGACTACAAACAGGGCTACCTGATTGTCGACCGCATCGGCATCCGTGTTTTGCGCGACAACCTGACCAACAAGCCGTATGTCAGCTTCTACACCACCAAGCGTGTCGGTGGCGGCCTGCTGAATCCAGAACCGCTGCGTGCGCTGCAGATTGCCGCGTAA
- a CDS encoding DUF3168 domain-containing protein — protein sequence MQEELMVAQLSPLVAGQVYPDTAPSDVAPPYLIWQQVGGQPIQFLGGVGSTTRPRIQLTWWAVSRLAACQLRDQIQAAMVDTPLFAEIATGPVADHEPVQGLYGFRQDFYLAVP from the coding sequence ATGCAGGAAGAACTGATGGTGGCACAGCTGTCACCGCTGGTGGCCGGCCAGGTATACCCGGACACGGCGCCATCAGATGTCGCACCGCCCTACCTCATCTGGCAGCAGGTCGGCGGCCAACCTATCCAGTTTCTGGGGGGTGTCGGCAGCACCACCCGCCCGCGCATTCAGCTCACCTGGTGGGCTGTTAGCCGGCTGGCAGCCTGCCAGCTGCGCGACCAGATTCAAGCCGCCATGGTCGATACACCGCTGTTCGCCGAAATCGCCACCGGCCCCGTTGCTGATCATGAGCCGGTGCAGGGTTTGTACGGGTTCCGGCAGGATTTTTACCTGGCAGTGCCCTGA
- a CDS encoding phage tail length tape measure family protein, protein MTDTTIGKGVVEVEMRDTGVEAGVARIEKSLDTLGVRAKAAGQTAADGVGQIPASTESAEKRIEASTRSIANAIQRQIAMLEAGNKTTSEYYTLLAQQRGVDPSRLKPYLEQLDQVNSRQRQSGITAGEMSNAMRTLPAQFTDIATSLAGGQNPMLVFIQQGGQIKDMFGGTGAAAKAMGQYIMGLVNPFTIAAAAAAVLSYSLYAGSRESRAFADALIMTNNAAGATADQLETMAARMDELDGTRAASAEAITALVATGKVSADNLEKFAVATMKWSAVTGEAVADVVGKFEQLGKDPVGASLKLDESLRHLTASTYEQVKALIDQGRETDAANLAQLTFFDTLSSRTGEMEANLGIIERSWIAIKQKINEAGDALLDFGRKQTYQDQLDAIDRKLKSGFYGGTRRDGMELTEGDRAALIQERKAIELAMSLDRKTATVQGENEANRRAGLNAQMQFNKLLESGASKAQKMAKELAEVDRWAKALAADGKPLSDAQIAQAKSIVAKKYEEKPKQARTGLSAGDGALASIEADIAARRREIDLFFSEDSAVRQLTATQEKLLEVQERLRKAKTDAQRAPLLQQEIKLQELKEVEAQLTALDELKAATDDWQNSQAEYTAQLVQDAATRNASIRTESESIREQIIILGMSAGQIAQRKVALAEEALSKAEAAGESELYLEQLRGEVRLRKAVVGDTEDLEKARRDPAKALNSAIEDYARRATDGAAAIQSVFGVITKGMEDNLTKFFMTGKAGWKDFANSVVEQIVRIQIQKAIAGGLDAFKTTDISKTISSFFASANGNAFAGGQPLTAFATGGAFTNTIATAPTVAPMALFGEAGPEAIMPLARDSSGRLGVRSSSEGTQAVAVSVNVTNASSQPVNATASQPKWDGKQWVIGVMLEDVKRGGPVSTAFENAYRLRRG, encoded by the coding sequence ATGACTGATACGACCATCGGCAAGGGTGTTGTAGAGGTCGAAATGCGTGACACTGGCGTGGAAGCGGGTGTTGCGCGTATCGAGAAGTCCCTGGATACCTTGGGCGTTCGCGCCAAGGCAGCAGGCCAGACAGCTGCTGATGGCGTTGGCCAGATTCCCGCCAGTACCGAGAGCGCGGAAAAACGCATCGAGGCATCAACGCGAAGCATCGCTAACGCTATTCAGCGCCAAATCGCCATGCTGGAGGCTGGCAATAAGACTACGTCCGAGTACTACACTCTGCTGGCGCAGCAGCGCGGTGTTGATCCTTCTCGCTTGAAGCCCTATCTGGAGCAGCTAGACCAAGTCAATTCGCGCCAGCGGCAATCTGGGATAACAGCCGGCGAGATGAGCAATGCCATGCGCACCCTGCCCGCACAATTCACCGACATTGCCACCAGCCTGGCCGGCGGCCAAAACCCGATGCTGGTGTTTATTCAGCAAGGCGGACAGATCAAGGACATGTTCGGCGGGACGGGTGCTGCAGCCAAGGCCATGGGTCAGTACATCATGGGGTTGGTCAATCCCTTCACTATCGCCGCTGCCGCTGCGGCGGTTCTCTCATATAGCTTGTACGCGGGCAGCCGTGAGTCTAGGGCCTTCGCCGACGCCCTGATCATGACAAACAATGCGGCAGGTGCCACCGCAGATCAGCTGGAGACTATGGCGGCTCGGATGGACGAGCTAGACGGTACGCGAGCCGCTTCTGCGGAGGCGATTACCGCCCTCGTCGCCACGGGCAAGGTATCCGCTGACAACCTGGAGAAATTTGCAGTAGCCACGATGAAGTGGTCCGCCGTTACCGGTGAAGCGGTGGCCGATGTGGTCGGCAAGTTCGAGCAGCTTGGTAAAGACCCAGTTGGCGCATCACTCAAGCTAGATGAAAGCCTGCGCCACCTGACGGCAAGCACTTACGAGCAGGTTAAAGCCTTGATCGATCAAGGCCGGGAAACGGATGCGGCCAACCTGGCGCAGCTGACGTTCTTCGACACGCTGTCCAGTCGCACGGGGGAAATGGAAGCCAACCTAGGAATCATCGAACGAAGCTGGATAGCCATTAAGCAGAAGATCAACGAGGCTGGCGATGCACTGCTAGATTTCGGACGAAAACAGACCTACCAAGACCAGCTTGATGCCATTGATCGAAAGCTGAAAAGCGGCTTTTACGGCGGTACCCGACGTGACGGAATGGAGCTGACCGAAGGAGATCGGGCGGCGCTGATTCAAGAGCGCAAAGCCATTGAGTTGGCAATGAGCCTGGACCGTAAGACCGCTACCGTGCAAGGGGAAAACGAGGCAAATCGCCGCGCTGGCCTTAATGCCCAGATGCAGTTCAACAAACTGCTGGAGTCAGGTGCTAGCAAGGCGCAGAAAATGGCCAAGGAATTGGCCGAGGTCGATCGCTGGGCAAAAGCGCTAGCTGCCGATGGAAAGCCCTTGTCTGATGCACAGATAGCACAGGCGAAGAGCATCGTCGCCAAGAAATATGAGGAGAAGCCCAAGCAAGCCCGCACCGGGCTTTCTGCTGGTGACGGCGCCCTGGCTAGCATTGAGGCCGACATTGCCGCACGCCGCCGCGAGATCGACCTTTTTTTCTCGGAGGACTCTGCCGTTCGTCAACTGACAGCGACTCAAGAGAAATTGCTGGAAGTGCAGGAGCGACTGAGGAAGGCAAAAACCGATGCTCAGCGTGCACCTCTTCTACAGCAAGAAATAAAACTACAAGAGCTGAAAGAAGTGGAGGCGCAGCTTACGGCTCTTGATGAGCTAAAGGCAGCTACCGATGATTGGCAAAACTCGCAAGCCGAATACACGGCACAGCTGGTCCAGGATGCCGCAACAAGAAACGCATCAATACGGACAGAGTCTGAATCGATACGAGAGCAAATCATTATCCTGGGCATGAGCGCTGGACAGATTGCCCAGAGGAAGGTGGCGTTGGCAGAGGAGGCGCTTAGCAAGGCTGAGGCCGCAGGAGAGAGTGAGTTGTACCTGGAGCAATTGCGCGGAGAAGTGCGGCTGCGCAAGGCTGTTGTGGGCGATACGGAGGACCTAGAGAAAGCACGCCGTGACCCAGCAAAAGCGCTAAACAGTGCCATTGAGGACTATGCCCGCCGCGCCACCGATGGCGCTGCGGCCATTCAATCGGTTTTTGGCGTTATCACCAAGGGCATGGAAGACAACTTGACCAAGTTCTTCATGACCGGCAAGGCAGGCTGGAAGGACTTTGCCAACTCGGTGGTGGAGCAGATCGTACGCATCCAAATACAGAAGGCCATTGCAGGTGGGCTGGACGCATTCAAAACCACTGACATCAGCAAAACAATCAGCAGTTTCTTCGCTAGCGCCAATGGCAATGCATTTGCTGGCGGCCAACCGCTGACGGCCTTCGCCACCGGCGGCGCATTCACCAACACGATAGCGACCGCCCCTACCGTCGCGCCCATGGCGCTGTTTGGTGAAGCGGGACCGGAGGCCATCATGCCGCTGGCTCGGGACAGCTCAGGCCGGCTAGGTGTGCGCTCCAGTAGCGAAGGCACGCAGGCAGTGGCCGTATCGGTCAATGTAACCAATGCATCCAGCCAACCGGTGAACGCCACTGCCAGCCAGCCCAAATGGGATGGCAAGCAATGGGTGATTGGTGTGATGCTGGAAGATGTGAAGCGAGGCGGCCCTGTATCGACCGCCTTCGAAAACGCCTATCGACTTAGGCGCGGGTAG
- a CDS encoding type II toxin-antitoxin system HicA family toxin, with the protein MKRKHQATLEQIYSRPVSGTIRWKDIEALFVELGAGIEEREGSRVGVTLFSQVRVFHRPHPSPETDKAAVASIRKWLEENGVKP; encoded by the coding sequence ATGAAACGCAAACACCAAGCCACCCTAGAGCAGATTTACAGTCGCCCCGTCAGCGGCACAATACGCTGGAAAGATATCGAAGCGCTCTTCGTTGAGCTGGGCGCCGGGATAGAAGAGCGCGAGGGGTCCAGGGTGGGTGTTACCCTATTTAGCCAGGTGCGCGTGTTTCATCGCCCGCATCCGTCACCAGAGACGGACAAGGCTGCAGTAGCATCTATTCGTAAGTGGTTAGAGGAAAACGGAGTTAAACCATGA
- a CDS encoding phage head closure protein: MGQPIKGWSENPPIWANVRFISGREFVRADKETAEATASIRIRSRAVTTDMCVRYKGVLYDIRAVLPAASGDFIDLAVAEVKAAP, translated from the coding sequence ATGGGTCAGCCCATCAAGGGCTGGTCAGAAAATCCCCCGATCTGGGCGAACGTGCGCTTCATCAGTGGGCGCGAGTTCGTGCGGGCCGACAAAGAGACGGCGGAGGCTACCGCGAGCATCCGCATCCGTTCGCGTGCGGTGACCACGGACATGTGCGTGCGCTACAAGGGCGTGCTGTACGACATCCGTGCCGTATTGCCAGCGGCCAGTGGCGACTTCATCGACTTGGCTGTAGCTGAAGTGAAGGCCGCGCCATGA
- a CDS encoding DUF1799 domain-containing protein — MTADDVAAAPVEVWPDVWPAVLLLRRLRTQWRVGMGGAVGLDYSVMYWMMDRMELDKDAYDQLEADIQVMEDEVLAMLAEGKE, encoded by the coding sequence CTGACGGCAGATGACGTTGCAGCCGCACCGGTAGAGGTTTGGCCGGACGTTTGGCCCGCCGTGTTGCTACTGCGGCGGCTGCGTACCCAGTGGCGGGTTGGGATGGGCGGAGCGGTCGGCCTCGACTACAGCGTGATGTACTGGATGATGGACCGCATGGAGCTGGACAAGGACGCCTACGACCAGCTGGAAGCAGACATCCAGGTGATGGAAGACGAAGTGCTGGCTATGCTGGCGGAGGGAAAAGAGTAA
- a CDS encoding head-tail connector protein, giving the protein MQLISLDIARQHCRVEQDETDELMTIYLGAAEQSAIDYLGRQVFATQQDLDTAKTAGTAGENPIVVNYAIRAAILLTLGHLYMNREDVAVGVSAVEMPRGARDLLRPHRIPPGV; this is encoded by the coding sequence ATGCAGCTCATCAGCCTCGATATTGCCAGGCAGCACTGCCGTGTTGAGCAGGACGAGACCGATGAGCTGATGACGATTTACCTTGGCGCCGCAGAACAATCTGCCATCGACTATCTGGGGCGCCAGGTATTTGCCACTCAGCAAGACCTCGATACGGCCAAAACGGCAGGCACAGCGGGAGAGAATCCCATCGTGGTGAACTACGCCATTCGTGCAGCGATATTGCTGACGCTTGGCCACCTATATATGAACCGAGAGGACGTGGCGGTGGGTGTCTCGGCGGTAGAAATGCCGCGCGGCGCGCGTGATCTGCTGCGGCCGCATCGCATACCGCCGGGGGTGTAA
- a CDS encoding DUF1833 family protein, with translation MPRNLSNAARLNLNATSASEPLLTLLEITHPDLAEPVRVVCDTQDITVEGRLFLACAFDIQLPEESEGRVPQAQLTIDNIGRELVQWIELSRGGIGAQCRVMQLLRSQPSVIEYDITLDMSGIEVSQTAVTATLGYVDFLNLQAVAISYRPETAPGCF, from the coding sequence ATGCCCCGCAACCTGTCGAACGCCGCCCGGTTGAATCTGAACGCCACGTCGGCAAGTGAGCCGCTGCTGACCTTGCTGGAAATCACCCATCCCGACCTGGCCGAGCCGGTGCGGGTGGTATGCGACACGCAGGATATTACGGTGGAAGGCCGCCTTTTTCTGGCGTGCGCCTTCGACATCCAGCTGCCGGAAGAAAGCGAAGGCCGCGTACCGCAAGCACAGCTGACCATCGACAACATCGGCCGCGAGCTGGTGCAGTGGATTGAGCTGTCACGCGGCGGTATCGGCGCGCAGTGCCGCGTTATGCAGTTGCTGCGCAGTCAGCCGTCGGTGATTGAGTACGACATCACACTGGACATGTCAGGCATCGAGGTGTCGCAGACGGCCGTCACCGCCACGCTGGGCTATGTCGATTTCCTCAACCTGCAGGCCGTGGCCATCAGCTACCGGCCAGAAACCGCCCCGGGGTGCTTCTGA
- a CDS encoding head maturation protease, ClpP-related, with product MCLIKLPEIRADIQLGDIQFDMRPDALERWDPGVVAADSTDKSISIYGRIGKTDDGTGITANRIGAALRVIGKQDIVVNVNSPGGDFFEGVAIYNLLREHQARVTIRVLGVAASAASVIAMAGDEILMGDSSHIMIHNAWAVAVGNRHDFTEAADRLAVFDAAMAKVYAERSGANAEEVAAMMDKETWITAEAAVANGFATGLLPSSSLSHTEASCGQQKAMAIVEAAMAKAGHTRAGRREVLKTLFSGKPSAAEAAMPRAGEEVALLQSLTNSLRV from the coding sequence ATGTGCCTGATAAAGCTGCCTGAAATCCGCGCAGATATTCAACTGGGTGACATCCAATTCGATATGCGCCCAGATGCATTAGAGCGCTGGGACCCTGGTGTAGTAGCAGCCGACAGTACGGATAAGTCGATTTCTATCTATGGCCGCATCGGAAAGACAGACGACGGCACTGGCATCACGGCAAACCGTATTGGCGCTGCACTGCGTGTGATTGGCAAGCAGGACATCGTGGTGAACGTGAACTCGCCTGGCGGTGACTTCTTTGAGGGGGTGGCCATTTACAACCTGCTCCGAGAGCACCAGGCCAGGGTGACGATACGCGTGCTTGGTGTGGCAGCGTCGGCCGCTTCGGTTATTGCCATGGCCGGCGACGAGATTCTGATGGGCGATAGCTCGCACATCATGATTCACAACGCCTGGGCCGTCGCAGTGGGTAACCGGCACGACTTCACCGAGGCCGCCGACCGCTTGGCGGTATTCGATGCGGCCATGGCCAAGGTGTATGCGGAACGCTCCGGCGCCAATGCTGAAGAGGTAGCCGCAATGATGGACAAGGAGACCTGGATCACCGCTGAGGCTGCTGTTGCCAACGGCTTCGCTACCGGCCTGCTTCCATCGTCATCGCTTTCCCATACCGAAGCATCGTGCGGCCAACAAAAGGCCATGGCCATTGTGGAAGCTGCAATGGCAAAAGCCGGCCACACCCGTGCAGGCCGCCGCGAAGTTCTCAAGACCCTTTTTTCTGGCAAGCCGAGCGCTGCCGAAGCTGCCATGCCGCGCGCTGGCGAAGAAGTAGCCCTGCTTCAATCCCTGACTAATTCTTTGAGAGTGTGA